One Pomacea canaliculata isolate SZHN2017 linkage group LG9, ASM307304v1, whole genome shotgun sequence DNA segment encodes these proteins:
- the LOC112571468 gene encoding serine/threonine-protein kinase PAK 2-like — translation MTADSRPAMAEYRPKKLNESGAFWQLVGKRTSTMTSKLSKLFKPSKRADKMSDGGEEAEGANMTIGEPFNVVRNYHVNFDREKGCFVGLPPSWTDLLKSSNITTRGTKGSSQEVVNSLKTYAKSIKRKSSTAKFMLVATTIRESDELLETQPSQEGDGSKNATHEKDVFSDGKAPIAGSEEVRKEPESPDDAHDGLTTARPKDNADEDDGQVVSRRPKTQHIVMTDDQINESLKKLASPGDPNDKYDVQKKLGAGASGSVVMAKLRNSPDVVAIKMMDLNNQPKKELIITEIEVMKTYRHVNIVNFLDCYYLQNELWVVMEYLDGGALTDVVTETIMKEGQIAAVCKECLSALEFLHERSIIHRDIKSDNVLLGMVGAVKLTDFGFCAQLSGDKSKRDTMVGTPYWMAPEVVSRKQYGNKVDIWSLGIMIIEMLEGEPPYLNETPLKAIYKIATKGKPDVKNEEKLSPELRDFIHCCLDVDPEKRSSAKDLLKHSFLKKSMALSTLKPLIMAARQATGH, via the exons ATGACAGCAGACTCGCGACCAGCCATGGCAGAGTACCGCCCCAAAAAG cTAAATGAATCTGGGGCTTTTTGGCAGCTTGTAGGAAAGAGGACTAGCACAATGACCAGTAAACTGTCCAAATTGTTCAAGCCGAGCAAGCGTGCCGACAAGATGTCGGATGGAGGAGAGGAAGCAGAGGGTGCTAACATGACAATTGGGGAACCCTTTAATGTTGTCAGGAATTATCATGTCAATTTCgatagagagaaagggtgtTTTGTTGGTTTGCCTCCTTCGTGGACTGATCTTCTTAAAAGCTCCAATATTAC A ACCAGAGGAACAAAAGGCTCATCACAAGAGGTGGTCAACTCTCTCAAGACCTATGCCAAGTCAATCAAACGCAAATCTTCCACAGCAAAGTTTATGCTTGTTGCAACCACCATAAGAGAATCAGATGAACTGTTAGAAACACAGCCAAGTCAAGAAGGAGATGGTTCAAAGAATGCTACACATGAGAAGGATGTGTTTTCAGATGGCAAAGCTCCAATTGCTGGGTCAGAAGAGGTTAGGAAGGAG CCAGAGAGTCCTGATGATGCACATGATGGGCTTACAACAGCACGGCCTAAAGACAatgctgatgaagatgatggacAGGTTGTTTCTCGTAGACCAAAGACACAGCACATAGTAATGACAGATGACCAAATCAACGAATCATTGA AGAAACTTGCCAGTCCTGGTGATCCCAATGACAAGTACGATGTTCAAAAGAAGCTGGGTGCTGG AGCATCAGGAAGTGTGGTGATGGCCAAACTGAGAAACAGCCCTGATGTGGTAGCCATCAAGATGATGGATCTCAACAACCAGCCCAAAAAAGAGCTCATCATCACCGAGATTGAAGTAATGAAGACATACCGTCATGTCAACATTGTCAATTTCCTGGACTGCTACTATCTTCAGAACGAACTGTGGGTGGTCATGGAGTACTTGGATGGAGGAGCATTGACTGATGTTGTTACAGAGACTATCATGAAG GAAGGTCAGATTGCTGCTGTGTGTAAAGAGTGCCTGTCTGCTTTGGAGTTTCTTCATGAACGCAGCATTATCCATCGTGATATCAAGAGTGACAATGTGCTGCTTGGAATGGTTGGAGCGGTCAAATTGACAGACTTTGGCTTTTGTGCTCAGCTTAGTGGGGACAAGAGCAAGCGAGATACCATGGTTGGCACGCCTTACTGGATGGCACCTGAGGTTGTTTCCAG GAAACAGTATGGGAACAAGGTGGATATCTGGTCACTGGGCATTATGATCATAGAGATGTTGGAAGGGGAGCCCCCATACCTGAATGAGACGCCGCTCAAAGCCATATATAAAATTGCCACAAAGGGAAAGCCTGATGTCAAAAATGAGGAAAAGCTGTCTCCAGAGTTGCGGGACTTTATCCACTGCTGCCTGGATGTTGACCCAGAGAAACGGTCATCTGCCAAAGATCTACTGAAGCACAGCTTTCTGAAGAAGTCAATGGCATTGTCAACATTAAAACCCCTAATAATGGCTGCTCGTCAGGCTACAGGCCACTGA
- the LOC112571467 gene encoding uncharacterized protein LOC112571467, whose protein sequence is MLRVMLTSVLGSSDSCDLRQEVKLVDFASELPSPLAPELNVTFHPNESIADDDEDAVVGFFSVGKSVTEGQLEQGLCDSNLEKTTLTLSTIDSMTKILEVAQEACKLYCLTITVSLNGESRYFQISYILPNLTRAVNGLTPPASPRISSWQPASPSSSSSPSLPLSSSPQSSFPSRSHDPSTELSRLSPSHYEEGPVAHLSTRLVERSHRAPAESAWPPETRDTTSPTDDSSDETTSSLSSRTPRSEFGETNSSFILVLLPSVDPQQTVPGEVSLEAQHSNPPPTTVLFDPNSSKSTVSSFLDINTGSSVVIAGGLIAAALLAVFLAGRQIYRRRQKTLRWQEDRPLKDACSCIVGDAHSMMEIDPSRCRSLSSSSTTQLFVLHRTVDKERLRNVRGFLRSLEGAVGVDVKLHEVLITSCASACFWPSGGPPGRIKVVLLLSSAVRNILKDVDSTGGSCLNSWRRCIMQEIPCKTPHYFFVLLSHDVLKNDDVKFFRSALPVERIFEIGSWECEQFHALVDDLLREEASLSVVSPDSDNLSFFPPQSFADDASVDAYNELQKMNDANDLWSGQSSNYSPCTV, encoded by the exons ATGCTTCGGGTCATGCTAACCTCTGTCTTGGGATCCTCCGACTCTTGCGACCTCAGGCAGGAGGTCAAGCTTGTGGACTTTGCCTCTG aatTGCCATCACCTCTTGCACCAGAACTAAACGTGACCTTTCACCCTAACGAGTCTATCGCCGACGATGATGAGGACGCCGTCGTGGGTTTCTTCTCTGTTGGCAAGTCGGTTACAGAAGGCCAGCTTGAGCAAGGGTTGTGTGATTCAAATTTAGAAAAAACTACGCTGACCCTCTCGACCATCGACTCAATG ACGAAGATTCTGGAGGTGGCGCAGGAGGCCTGCAAGCTGTATTGTCTGACAATAACT GTGAGTCTGAATGGAGAATCCAGATATTTTCAAATCTCCTACATCCTACCAA ACTTGACTCGAGCAGTAAACGGCCTCACACCACCAGCATCGCCACGAATTTCATCCTGGCAGCCGGCGTCTCCCAGCTcctcatcatcgccatcattgCCTTTATCATCATCGCCACAGTCGTCTTTTCCGAGTCGTTCCCACGACCCATCAACTGAGTTATCTCGACTATCCCCCAGCCACTACGAGGAAGGTCCGGTAGCCCACCTGTCCACCCGGCTCGTGGAGAGGAGTCACAGGGCTCCAGCGGAGTCTGCCTGGCCTCCCGAGACCCGCGACACAACATCACCCAcagacgacagcagcgatgAGACCACAAGCAGTCTTTCCTCCAGAACCCCACGCTCGGAGTTTGGCGAAACCAACTCGTCTTTCATTCTGGTTCTGTTGCCATCAGTCGATCCGCAACAAACAG TTCCAGGCGAAGTTTCTTTAGAAGCACAgcacagcaacccgcctccaaCCACAGTTCTCTTCGACCCCAATTCCTCCAAAAGTACGGTGTCCAGCTTCCTGGACATCAACACCGGGAGCAGTGTGGTCATCGCAGGTGGACTGATAGCAGCCGCCCTCCTGGCCGTCTTTCTGGCCGGCCGTCAGATCTACCGACGGCGGCAAAAGACGCTCCGCTGGCAGGAGGACCGTCCGCTCAAGGATGCTT GTTCCTGCATTGTCGGCGACGCCCATTCCATGATGGAGATTGACCCCAGCCGCTGTCGCTCCCTGTCGTCCTCTTCCACCACTCAGCTCTTCGTTCTGCACCGCACTGTCGACAAGGAGCGGTTGCGGAATGTGCGCGGCTTCCTCCGCTCCCTCGAGGGCGCAGTCGGCGTTGACGTCAAGCTCCACGAAGTCCTCATCACATCCTGCGCCTCGGCCTGCTTCTGGCCGTCTGGCGGACCCCCGGGACGGATCAAGGTTGTCCTCCTGCTGTCCTCTGCTGTGCGGAACATTCTGAAGGACGTCGACTCCACCGGCGGCAGCTGTTTGAACAGCTGGCGGCGGTGTATCATGCAGGAGATCCCTTGCAAGACGCCACATTATTTTTTCGTGTTGCTCAGCCATGACGTGCTGAAAAACGACGATGTCAAATTCTTCCGATCGGCGCTGCCGGTGGAGCGGATCTTCGAGATCGGCAGCTGGGAGTGCGAGCAGTTCCACGCGCTTGTGGACGACCTCTTGCGCGAGGAGGCTTCTTTGTCGGTCGTCTCCCCTGATTCCGACAACTTGTCGTTCTTTCCTCCACAATCGTTTGCTGATGACGCGTCTGTAGATGCCTACAACGAACTACAGAAAATGAACGATGCAAACGATCTTTGGAGCGGTCAGTCGTCGAACTACTCGCCATGCACGGTCTGA